TCTCTGCGTACGGCGGGTTCGCGCTCGTCGACCACTCCCGGCCGGGGGTGAACGACCAGCTCCCCGAGGACACGGCCGTCGACGTCGTCATCGACCACCACCCGCCGCGCGAACCGGTCGCGGCGCGCTTCGTCGACCTCCGGAGCGACGTCGGCGCGACCAGCACCCTCCTGGTCGACTACCTCCGACTGCTCGGGGTGCGCCCCTCGACCGAGGTGGCGACGGGCCTGCTCTACGGCATCCGGGTGGACACGAAGGAGTTCAGCCGCGAGGTGTCGACCGACGACTTCGAGGCGGCGGCGTACCTCCTGCCGTACGTCGACCAGGCGACCCTCGAGCGGGTCGAGTCCCCGAGCGTGAGCGTCGACATCCTGGAGACGATCGGGCGGGCCATCCGCAACCGGCGGACGGAGGGGTCCGTGCTCACCTCCTGCGTCGGCCGCCTGCGCTCCCGGGACGCGCTGGCGCAGGCGGCGGATCGCCTGCTCGACATGGAGGACGTCACGACGACGCTCGTCTACGGCATCCAGGACGGCACCATCTACGCCTCGGCGCGCACCCGCGGCGCTGACCTCGACGTGGGCGAGACCCTCCGGGAGGCGTTCTCGCCGATCGGCGAGGCCGGCGGCCACGCCGACATGGCGGGCGCGCAGATCCCCCTCGGCCTCCTCGGGAGCGTCGAGGAGGACAGCGACGAGGAACTCCGGGGAATCATCGAGGACGTCATCACCGATCGCTTCTTCGAGACGCTCCGCTCGCGGCCCCACTGGGACCTCACCGAGCGGTTCGACGACGGGGTCGAGGGACTGCCGGCGGGGACCGGAACGCCCGACGACGAGCGGGGGTGAGACGGGGAGGGAAGGGACGAGAGGAGCGACCGGAGCGAGAACGACGGCCGAAGGGGAGTCGGCAGCCGCGGAGCGAGCACGGAGCACGGAGCGCGGACGAGGTGAGCGGGGTCGTCTCGACCGGGAAGGCTTTTGTCCGCGCGTCGTATGGAGTGGGTGATGCTCGACGCCGAGGAGCGCAAACTCCGCGTGAAGGACTACATGACGCGCGACGTGGTGACGGTGAGCGTCGACGACACCGTCGCGGACGTGAAGCGGCGCATCGCGGAGAACGAGGAGCACAGCGGGTTTCCCGTCTGCGACAGGCGGCGCGTCCACGGGTTCATCACCGCCCGCGACCTCCTGCTCGCCGGCGACGACGAGCCGATGTTCAAGGTGATGAACGACGACCTCATCGTCGCGCACCCGGAGATGGAGATCACGGACGCCGCGCGCGTCATCCTGCGCTCCGGCATCCAGAAGCTCCCGGTCGTCGACGACGCGGGGAACCTCGTGGGCATCATCTCGAACGCCGACGTGGTGCGCAGCCAGATCGAGCGCGCCACCCCGGGGAAGGTGAACAAGCTGATCGAGACGCTCCGGAACATCCACGGCGTCGGCATGCGCCAGGAGCGCCGGAAGGTGCCGCTCGCGTCGCTCACGCCCACGCAGTCGAAGGTCTACACCGACGAACTCGAGGGGCGGTCCTACGAACTGGAGAACGGCCTCGCGGAACCGCTCGTGGTCATCGACAACGGCGGCGATCGCCTCCTGCTCGCCGACGGCCACCACCGCGTGAAGGCGGCCAAGCGCCTCGGCATCGAGGAGATGGACGCCTACGTCATCGTCCTCGAGGAGCGCGTCCCGCTCGGAATGGCCGAGACCGCCCGCAAGGCGAACCTCGAGACCATCGACGACATCCAGGAGGTGGACTACGCCCACCACCCGCTGGTCGAGACGATCGAGCGCCTCCAGAAACAGGACGATTGACATCCTCCCCGCCCTGAAGGGCGAGGATTCCTCACGGTGGAGTCTCAGTCGTCCTGAGTCTCCACGGAGGCAACTTTCCCACTCGGTGTGGTACTCTGGTTTGTGTAGTCCTCGTTGGCCGTTGTCTCCACCGCGATGGAGGGCGGGCTATGATCGTCCCGCCAACTGTGTTTGTTCCACTTGAGGTACACGGGCCGTGCCATCGACCCAACCGCGTTCGTCTGCTGTCTCAGGAACGATTCCGAAGCCACGAGGTCTGCGTGTCCCTCGAATCCACACGGGCACGTCAGCGAATCCTCGTGACGAATCGTCTCCTCGCGCTCTCCGCACTCAGGACACTCCTGACTCGTCCACGCCTCGGACTCCTCCTCAACCGCAATACCGTACTCTTCACAGACGCTTTCGTTGTCTTCGAGGAAGGCTTGGCGGCGAGCGTAGTTCGTCTCGTTCCAGAGACTCGCAGAAGCGTCCAACCAGCGAACGAACACCTCTCGCTCTTTCGCAGAACGAGGGCGAACGTCGAACTGATTGGCTCGCTTCATCACCACATCTCACGAAATGTTCGTTTGTAAACGTATGGATTGGCATTGGAGACTCGACCCTGCTATCGTCGGTTGATTGTGAAGATGACGTCGGATTCATCCCCGCCCTTTAGGGCGGGGATCTC
The Halomarina pelagica DNA segment above includes these coding regions:
- a CDS encoding DHH family phosphoesterase; translation: MTTRLVLACGSFGHSLYDDLGDLPGELLVVTDEESRVEALREESIPATRGDCGDPETIRAVVDEDDRPVETVVVAGTDAATNRRAVAAAREAYPDAMLLAYVPAETDGETRDAIEAVADRVVDPETVLARRILEPTRREGLRVRQLRRLLREMEGPLAVVMHDNPDPDAIASAVALCAIAETAGCDAEAIYYGDITHQENLALVNLLEFDLKNLEPGDDLSAYGGFALVDHSRPGVNDQLPEDTAVDVVIDHHPPREPVAARFVDLRSDVGATSTLLVDYLRLLGVRPSTEVATGLLYGIRVDTKEFSREVSTDDFEAAAYLLPYVDQATLERVESPSVSVDILETIGRAIRNRRTEGSVLTSCVGRLRSRDALAQAADRLLDMEDVTTTLVYGIQDGTIYASARTRGADLDVGETLREAFSPIGEAGGHADMAGAQIPLGLLGSVEEDSDEELRGIIEDVITDRFFETLRSRPHWDLTERFDDGVEGLPAGTGTPDDERG
- a CDS encoding CBS domain-containing ParB/RepB/Spo0J family partition protein, with amino-acid sequence MLDAEERKLRVKDYMTRDVVTVSVDDTVADVKRRIAENEEHSGFPVCDRRRVHGFITARDLLLAGDDEPMFKVMNDDLIVAHPEMEITDAARVILRSGIQKLPVVDDAGNLVGIISNADVVRSQIERATPGKVNKLIETLRNIHGVGMRQERRKVPLASLTPTQSKVYTDELEGRSYELENGLAEPLVVIDNGGDRLLLADGHHRVKAAKRLGIEEMDAYVIVLEERVPLGMAETARKANLETIDDIQEVDYAHHPLVETIERLQKQDD